The Agaribacterium sp. ZY112 genome includes the window TATATTTTTGAAAACTTTATGCGTCATCAAGATGTTAAGCGCTGTGCAAAAGAGCTAGAACAGTTGCGCCAGCATGTCTTTGGGCCACTCTAAGTTCGGCACCACAAACAAAGGGCAATAAACCATGAGCAGTGTTTCACCAGAGCCTCGTAGGCACACAACTACGGATATTATTAACGCAGGGTTTATTGCCATTATTCGCTGTGAACAGCAATCAGAAGTAGCGGCCATAGTCGACAACTTAGCCGAGGCAGGTGTGCTCTATGTAGAGATCACGTCAAACACACCTGGCTGGCAACATGAAATCAAGCAAGCAAGGCTGCGCCACCCTGAGCTGTGCATTGGTGCGGGAACAATAAAAAACACCGAATTGGTATCCCAAGCCGCCGATGCCGGTGCGCAATTTATTGTCACCCCCAATACCAATAAAGCCGTGGTCGATGCGGCCAATAAATACCAGCTAACCGTATTGATGGGCGCCTTCACCCCCACCGAAGTAGCCGATGCGATTGAATACGGTGCGGATATTGTGAAGCTCTTTCCTTCAGAAATACTAGGCATCAAGTACTTCCAGTCTTTACTTGGCCCCTTTAACGACACACATATCATGGCCGTAGACAATATGAGCGTTGAACGCGCCCAACAGTGGTTAGAGGCTGGGGCAAGTGGCGTAGCCGTTGGCAATATCTTGGCTTACCCTTGCAGCAGTGAAAGTGAAAAAGAAGCCCAACGAATGTTAGCGCAACGCTATATGGCTGTCTGTCAAAAATAAGCCCGACAAGCAGCCACCCTACAGAATAAAAGGCGGTCTAGCGGCTCTGTGCTAAATCGCTTTTAAAAACCTAAGCACCAAGCGCGATATCAACTCGGGCTTTTCAGCATGCAACCAATGCCCAGTATTACTGACCACTTTTAATTCCGTCTTGGGGAAACGTGAAACGATCGCTTCACGATAGTCACTTTTAATATAATCACTATTCTCAGCCTTTAAGAACAGTACTGGCTTATTAAACACAGCCTCACTATTACCTTTAATTAAATCGGCGTAATGAGTATGAATAGCCACTAAATTCATGCGCCACTGAAACTTACCTAATTCATCTTTTTGCAGGTTCTTTAGTAAAAAGCTGCGCACCGGTTTTTCCGGGATTGTTTGCGCTAAGACCTTATCCGCCTCAATCCGCGAATTCAAAGTATTCAAATCAACAGACAACAAGCCAGAAAACACCCCTTCGTGTCGATGTTCGTAGGCAACTGGGGCAATATCAGCAACGATCAACGAGATCACACTGGCCGGATAGTTTAACGCCAACTCCATAGCCGCCTTACCACCAAGGCTATGACCAAAAAAATGAGCGCTTGATAGCTCTATACTTTGCATCCACGCATAGATGCCATCGGCCATACTGTGTAAATCAAAGTCATCAATTTGACCTGAACGGCCATGATTAGGTAAATCAATGGAATAGACGCAAAACTGCTCACTTAACAGCTTAGCAATAGCACCAAGGTTCTCACGTGTACCAAAGAGGCCATGAATAAGTACAAGTGGCTCACCCTCGCCCCGAACACTGTAATCAATAAGCATATTATTCAGACTTAGGAGTAGCCCCTGGCATAGGGAAAGGCGTTACTGAGTTGCCGCCCCCCTTCACATCGGTGACCTTCACCTGGCCTTCTTTTTCAACTTCGTCAATACGCACAATGCTGTGTAAAGGAATATACGAACGCTTTACACCGGAGAATTCATTTTTTAGTTTCTCTTCACCTGGGTCGACCACCAACTGCGCTCGCTCACCAAAGACAAACTCTTCTATCTCAATAAAACCATACATCTCACTTTGATAGATAGCACGACAATACACTTCAAACACTTGGTTTTGGTTGTAGAACACCACTTTATAGGTCGGAACACCGGCCATAGAACATCTCAACTTGTTAAACACATACTCAGCCTCCCAATATGGGGGCCATCTTGGCGATTACAAGAGCTCTTTATTGTGAATAGCGTACACAGACGCTGGGCAAGTAAGCCCGCCAAGGCTATAATCCGCGCTCGTTTTTTGACCATCCCAAGCAGTAACAAGAGCACCCCCATCGTGAGCAAGGCCACCGAGAGCACCACCCAGCAAGACGAGAGTCGCACAAGTAAGAAACTCTTTATTCAGACACACGGCTGTCAGATGAACGAGTACGACTCGGCCCGCATGAAAGATCTGCTCGGCGACAGCCACGACATGATCGCCACCGACGATCCGGAAGAAGCCGATGTACTGCTAGTTAATACCTGCTCCATCCGTGAAAAAGCCCAAGAAAAGCTTTTTCACCAATTAGGCCGCTGGAAACATCTTAAAGAAAAGAACCCCGATCTAGTGATTGGAGTGGGGGGCTGTGTGGCCTCACAAGAAGGTGAAGCTATTTCTGAACGCGCACCTTATGTTGATCTGATCTTTGGCCCTCAAACCTTGCACCGTCTACCCGAAATGATGGAAAGCAAGCAAGATAACGGCGCGGTTGTGGTCGACATCAGCTTTCCTGAAATTGAAAAGTTTGATCGCTTGCCGGAACCAGAAGTCGACGGCGCCAGCGCCTTTGTATCGATTATGGAAGGCTGCTCTAAGTACTGCACCTTCTGTGTTGTGCCCTACACCCGAGGCGAAGAGGTCAGCCGCCCTGCCGCCGATGTGATGCACGAAATTGAGCACTTAGCGGCGCAAGGCGTACGCGAAGTCAACCTGCTAGGCCAGAACGTCAACGCATATCGCGGTGAAAGCAACGGCAACGTTGTTGACCTTGCCGAACTAATCACCATGGTAGCCACGGTTGAAGGCATCGATCGCATTCGCTACACCACCAGCCATCCGGTCGAATTCAGTGAAAGCCTTATTCAAGTTTATGCCGAAGTACCCGAGCTTGTTAGCCACCTACACCTACCCGTACAAAGTGGTTCTGATCGCATCTTAATGGCGATGAAACGTGGCCACACGGCACTTGAGTACAAGAGCAAACTGCGCAAACTGATGAAGATTCGCCCAGGCATCAGCTTGAGCTCTGATTTTATTATTGGCTTCCCAGGCGAAACCGAAGCCGACTTTGAAGCCACAATGAAGCTCATTGCCGATATCGGTTTTGATAATTCATTTAGCTTTATTTACAGCCCTCGCCCAGGTACACCTGCAGCCGAGCTTCCAGACGACACTGAAATGGCGCTTAAAAAGCAGCGTCTTAAAATTCTTCAAGATCGTATTGTGCAGCAAGCGCAGGCGATTAGCCGCCGTATGGTCGGTAATACTGAACGTGTTTTAGTAACCGGCTATAGCAAGAAAGACCCAGGCCAACTGGCGGGCCGCACAGAAAACAACCGTGTTGTTAACTTCCGCTGTGACCAGCCAGAGTTGATTGGTAAATTTGCCGATGTGCTTATTGAGCAGGCTTTACCCAACTCCTTACGCGGTGTGCTATTAGGCTCTGAGCTAGACGACTGATACCCACTTAGAACAACCGAAGCCTTATAGGTCTTGGGTCGAAGCTCAAACTTCGGCCCAGTTTGTTCTATAACTTGAAGCTAGCTCTTGGCCTCCAACACTTTCCACTCTTGAGTTCGCTCACTCATAAAACCAATGTGTTGGTATAGGGTTTTTAACTCCCCGCTTTCACGCATTAACTGCAGGCCCCTATTCAAGGCAGCATAAACCTCGTCTGCATTTTCCGACACGTTAGACACAGCAAAGTGGCGCGCCCCCGGCATTAATACCTTAACGCCATAGATAGGGAACAGACGCTCCTCCCCACACAAGACAGACATGTCGTCAGTAGCCGGCAGCTCAGACAAAGTAAAATCAGCCCGACCTAAATTAATAATTTTAAAAGCCGAGTTGGTATTCATCGCACTACTTACATGGCCAGTTAAACCGTTGATTAACTGCCAGTCGTAAGTCCAGTTAGAAACCATCACCCCGTGCATAGCCCCTAAATCCACCTGATCCGTCGGGTAGCTTCGTACAGGGTGGTCAACACGAGTATAAATACCTTTTTCAATTTCACCTTGTGCCAATACTGCATTACTTAAGGCCAGAGCCTCCGCGTCATCAGCCCATACCGTCTCTCCAGAGACATCGGCACTGCCGCTTTTAACCATGCGAATACTACGCGCATAGTTTGCAGAGGGAAGCAGTTCTATGCGGTGCTCGGGGTTGTCACGTAAAAAAGCACGGCACAAAAGTAAAATTTCCAACTCGTTGCGTCTTGTATCAGCCGCGATATCCCAAGTTTCTAAACAACGCCCCTGCTCAACAGCTTGGCGGAAGATAGAATAATCCTCTAACGAGGAGGCAATACGAATGGTTAAAGGGGAGGACGAATCAGCCCGCACGCACGCAGAACTCAATACAGAGACACAAGCGAGCAAACATGTGATCACAACAATACAACGATGCAACATAAAAAAGGTATTTATCTATAGAAGCTCGGCCCCAATAAAGCCCAACTCATGGTTTTATTATTTAAAGCATTATGCACTTAGCTAAGCCACAAACCTAGAGCAAGCTCAAAAAACAGGCAAAGCGCTATAGACTTAATCAAGCAAACTCAGGTACTAAACACAAACACAACAACAGTCACGAAGAACAAAACAACACAATCTTTGCTTTTCCCGCTAAGGCGAATCGGTTAGTCTAGCGACTTAAGAACTTCGTTTTAGGTACAGCCCTTCTTGAACAGCTCAAACGCCGACGCCTCCTTCACCCTGGAGCCGAACGACAATCGCCGCATTGCCCTAGTTTGCGGGCAACTCAATAGCCATCTCAAACAAATTGAAAAGCGCCTAGAGGTTGAGATTCGCCATCGTGCGAATAACTTTCGCATATTAGGTGAGAGCAAAGCTAGGCAAGCAGCGCAGCAAATACTTACTTACTTATTTGAGTTATCTGAGACGGAGAATGATATCAGCCCCGATCAGGTCCATCTCGCCATACAGGAAGCAGCCATGGAAGCGGTGACAGAATCAGAAGTTGATGCAGCAATACGTGAAGCCAGCGTCATTCACACCAAAAAAGCCTCTATCAAACCTCGCGGCGGCAAACAGACCGACTACGTTGCAGCTGTTCGTCGCAACGATATCAACTTTGGTATTGGGCCTGCCGGTACAGGTAAAACTTACCTAGCGGTGGCATGTGCCGTAGAAGCGCTTATGCGCGATGATGTAGAACGTATTTTATTGGTTCGACCTGCCGTAGAAGCCGGTGAGAAGCTTGGTTTCCTACCTGGAGACTTAAGCCAAAAAGTCGATCCTTATTTACGCCCACTCTATGACGCACTGTATGAGATGCTTGGTTTTGAAACAGTCGGCAAGCTGATTGAGCGCAGTGTTATTGAAATCGCACCTCTGGCTTATATGCGTGGTCGCACACTCAACAACAGCTTTATTATTTTAGATGAAAGCCAAAATACCACCCGAGAGCAAATGAAAATGTTCTTAACGCGTATTGGTTTTGGCTCTACCGCGGTCATCACCGGTGACCCCTCACAGATTGACTTACCTCGCGGCCAAAAAAGCGGGCTTAACCATGCCATTGATGTGCTCGATGGTGTCGACGGCATTAGCTTTAGCTTTTTCACCTCCCGTGATGTAGTCCGCCACGCTATCGTCCAACGTATTGTTGAGGCCTATGACAGAGCCGATCAGCGCGAACACGCAGCCGACGCTCAAAAGCGCGACTAATGGCCAATATCGATGTGCAAATCGCTTGTGCAGCTGACGCTCTGCCAAGCGAGGATCAATTACAACACTGGTGTAAAACTGCACTTAAAGCAGCGGGTCGTGATGGTGCCTTGGCATTGCGAATCAGCGATGCCAAAGAAATCCAAACACTCAATCAGCAATATCGCAATAAAAACAACAGTACCAATGTGCTATCGTTCCCGAGCGATTTACCTGCTGAACTCGGCTTAGACGAACTTGGCGATATTATTATGTGTGCCGAAGTCATCGCCCGTGAAGCAGTTGAACAAAATAAAAATGCAGATGACCACTGGGCCCACATGGTGATCCACGGTACCTTGCACTTGTGTGGTTACGACCATATAGATGATAAAGAAGCCGAAGAGATGGAAGCGCTAGAGACTCAAATACTCGCGACTCTTGGCATCAACAACCCCTACCTAGCTTAAGATGGTAAGCATCATGAACGACGAAGCTCCGAGTAGTCAGAGCGAGGAAAGTGAGAGTCGCACTTGGCTATCACGTTTATTTACTGGCAAAGGCCAAACCCCTCGCACTCGCCAAGAGCTGCTGCAAATGATCAAAAATGCAGCCGAAACAGAAGTACTCGATGACGAAGCCCTACACATCATTGAAGGCGCTATCGATGTTGCCAATCAACAAGTGCGCGAGATCATGGTTGCAAAAGCGCAAATGGTCTGCATTCAAATAGATGAATCACCAAGCGAGTTTTTACCTAAAGTAATTGAAAGTGGCCACAGCCGCTTTCCTGTGCTTGGAGAAAATGGTGACGACGTAAAAGGCATCTTGCTCGCCAAAGATTTATTACCCTTGGTATTAAAAGGAGCTGAGGGTTTCAACCTAGAAAAACATTTGCGCACGGCGAATGTGATCCCAGAAAGTAAGCGCCTAAATATATTATTAAAAGAATTCCGAGAAAACCGCTATCATATGGCCATGGTCATTGATGAGTATGGCGGTATTAGCGGCCTTGTCACCATTGAGGACATTCTCGAAGAAATAGTTGGCGAAATCGAAGACGAAACCGACGATGACAACGAAGATTTTATTCGGCCCGTTGCAGAAAACGACTATATATTAAAAGCCCTTACCCCCATTGCCGATTTTAATCGCTACTTCAAACAGAAGTTTGATGAGAGTGAATTCGACACCATCGGCGGTTTAGTTATGCAAACCTTTGGTCACGTACCTAAGCGCAATGAGATTGCTCACATTGCTGACTTTTCCTTCCGTGTACTTTATGCCGATGATAGGAAAATTCATTTGCTTCGTGTCAGTAAACTCAATACCGACTAATCCCTTAGCCGCAGCCACCTCCTGATTATGTTTAACACAGCCCTGCAATTCGCCCTGCGACAAAAATCGTATGCCCTGTGTTTACTCTGCGGCTTATTGCTGCCCTTAAGTTTTGCACCGGCGTCTTGCTGGCCACTAGCCATTCTCAGCTTGGCCGGTTTTGCTTACTCAATACAGATCAAACAGACAAATAAAGCAGGCTCGGCACTAACACACGCCTTTTTTTTCCACCTAGGCGGCTTTGCCGCTGGTGCGTCTTGGGTCTATGTCAGCATCCATGATTTTGGCTTTACCGCCGCTTGGCTCGCTCTTGTCTTAACCAGCGTATTTGTACTATTTCTCGCGCTAGTTAGCTCACTACCCTGGCTTTTATGTAGGACAAACTTAAACAATAACACCAGCTTATTACTGCTATTTCCGAGCTTACTTATTGCATCGGAATGGCTGCGCTCGTGGTTGTTTACTGGTTTCCCTTGGCTCTATGTTGGCTACAGTCATATCGACAGCCCTTTATCGGGCTGGGCACCGGTACTTGGTGTCTTTGGCTTAAGCTTTATTAGCGCCTTAAGTGCCGCGCTGCTATTACTTGCACTTAAACACACAAGGGCACTTGCCAAAACAAGAGCTAAACTCACTGCCCAGCAAGCTAAACGACGGCTTGCAGAGCTGTGCTTATACCTGTGCAGTGTGCTACTTCTATTTAGCAGCGGTGTGTATTTACAAAATATTGAATGGACACAAGCGAGCCAAGAAAAGCAGCTTGTCGCCTTATTACAGCCCAATGTTCCATTACCGATGAAATGGAACCCTTATCACCACCCCAAGCTCCTCTCCGACTTAGACAAACTGGCTTCACCGTGGTGGGAAGCAGACATACAAATATGGCCAGAGGCTGCGATACCTGGCTTACGTAGCCACGCTGGCTCATTTATTGACGAAATAAACGAGCGTGCGACAAAGCATAAAACCAATGTCTTCACAGGCGCGCTCTGGGATGAGGACAACGGTGAGGTCTATAACAGCGTCATCGCGCTTGGCAGCGCTAAGGGCCATTACTTCAAACAAAAGCTCGTGCCTTTTGGTGAGTACGTGCCCTTTGAAGATCAACTGCGAGGTCTAATTGCCTTCTTTGATTTACCTAATTCTGTGATTCGTCGTGGGCCTTTTAAAAACAACGCCCTACAAGCAAGCACACGCAAAGAGCAAAGCTATAACATCGCACCTTTTATTTGCTATGAAGTGGTTTACCCCGATTTTGTCGCACGCAACGCACGCGACAGCCAAGTCATGCTAACGATCAGTAATGACGCTTGGTTTGGTGATTCCATAGGCCCCTTACAGCACTTTGAAATGGCCCGCATGCGCGCCTTAGAAAACCAAAAGTATATGCTACGCTCGACCAACACCGGCATAAGCGCCATTATTGGTGAACGCGGCCAAGTGCTAAAAACAACACGGCCCTTTATTAAATCGACAGTGATAGGTGTCACAGAGCTCAGGCAAGGGCTCACACCTATGGCTCGTTTTGGCTCCACACCTATTTTAGTTTTAAGCCTCATACTAATGGCTCTAGGACTGACCCACACTTATAAAATCAGGAAGGCCCATGTCTCTCATTAAAAAGCTGCTGCTTGCAACAAGCTTAAGCCTTAGCTTGACGAGCTGCTCGGTAAAAATGAGCTATCAATTTTTAGATGAAGCACTAGGCTGGCAGCTAGGTCGTTATGTTGACCTGGACCGCGACCAGAACAAACTAGCCAAGCAATTTATTGATGACTTTCACCTCTGGCATCGACATACACAACTGCCCTTATACGCCGATTATTTAGACCAGTTAAAAGTGGGCCTAAACGATCAGGTGGTAACGGCCAAGTACCTGCACGACGAAAGCAATGTGATGCAAGATTTGCTTGATCAGAGCATGATGAAACTACTGCCTGAAATTACCGAAATCGCCAATAGCCTCAACGACAAACAGGTTGAAGAGGTGGTCGAGCGCCTCACTAAAGAGCGTAAAGAATATAAAGAGGACTATATCGACGCCTCGCGCTCAGAACTTAAAAAGCGCCGCCTACGAGATATGAAACGTTATTTTGATCCATTTTTTGGTCGCTTTACTAAAACCCAAAAGAAACTATTTGATGACTGGGAAGCTCAGTTAGAGCCCTATGAAGAGCTCATGCCGGTACAGCAATTAAACTGGCAAAAAGATTTTCTTCACGCCATGACGTTTCGCGGCCAGCCCGAAAAGCTTCAGGCTGAATTAAAGCAACTGATGCTTTACCGAAC containing:
- the miaB gene encoding tRNA (N6-isopentenyl adenosine(37)-C2)-methylthiotransferase MiaB, whose protein sequence is MSKATESTTQQDESRTSKKLFIQTHGCQMNEYDSARMKDLLGDSHDMIATDDPEEADVLLVNTCSIREKAQEKLFHQLGRWKHLKEKNPDLVIGVGGCVASQEGEAISERAPYVDLIFGPQTLHRLPEMMESKQDNGAVVVDISFPEIEKFDRLPEPEVDGASAFVSIMEGCSKYCTFCVVPYTRGEEVSRPAADVMHEIEHLAAQGVREVNLLGQNVNAYRGESNGNVVDLAELITMVATVEGIDRIRYTTSHPVEFSESLIQVYAEVPELVSHLHLPVQSGSDRILMAMKRGHTALEYKSKLRKLMKIRPGISLSSDFIIGFPGETEADFEATMKLIADIGFDNSFSFIYSPRPGTPAAELPDDTEMALKKQRLKILQDRIVQQAQAISRRMVGNTERVLVTGYSKKDPGQLAGRTENNRVVNFRCDQPELIGKFADVLIEQALPNSLRGVLLGSELDD
- a CDS encoding DUF1820 family protein, which codes for MAGVPTYKVVFYNQNQVFEVYCRAIYQSEMYGFIEIEEFVFGERAQLVVDPGEEKLKNEFSGVKRSYIPLHSIVRIDEVEKEGQVKVTDVKGGGNSVTPFPMPGATPKSE
- the lnt gene encoding apolipoprotein N-acyltransferase, which translates into the protein MFNTALQFALRQKSYALCLLCGLLLPLSFAPASCWPLAILSLAGFAYSIQIKQTNKAGSALTHAFFFHLGGFAAGASWVYVSIHDFGFTAAWLALVLTSVFVLFLALVSSLPWLLCRTNLNNNTSLLLLFPSLLIASEWLRSWLFTGFPWLYVGYSHIDSPLSGWAPVLGVFGLSFISALSAALLLLALKHTRALAKTRAKLTAQQAKRRLAELCLYLCSVLLLFSSGVYLQNIEWTQASQEKQLVALLQPNVPLPMKWNPYHHPKLLSDLDKLASPWWEADIQIWPEAAIPGLRSHAGSFIDEINERATKHKTNVFTGALWDEDNGEVYNSVIALGSAKGHYFKQKLVPFGEYVPFEDQLRGLIAFFDLPNSVIRRGPFKNNALQASTRKEQSYNIAPFICYEVVYPDFVARNARDSQVMLTISNDAWFGDSIGPLQHFEMARMRALENQKYMLRSTNTGISAIIGERGQVLKTTRPFIKSTVIGVTELRQGLTPMARFGSTPILVLSLILMALGLTHTYKIRKAHVSH
- a CDS encoding bifunctional 4-hydroxy-2-oxoglutarate aldolase/2-dehydro-3-deoxy-phosphogluconate aldolase translates to MSSVSPEPRRHTTTDIINAGFIAIIRCEQQSEVAAIVDNLAEAGVLYVEITSNTPGWQHEIKQARLRHPELCIGAGTIKNTELVSQAADAGAQFIVTPNTNKAVVDAANKYQLTVLMGAFTPTEVADAIEYGADIVKLFPSEILGIKYFQSLLGPFNDTHIMAVDNMSVERAQQWLEAGASGVAVGNILAYPCSSESEKEAQRMLAQRYMAVCQK
- a CDS encoding PhoH family protein, which translates into the protein MNSSNADASFTLEPNDNRRIALVCGQLNSHLKQIEKRLEVEIRHRANNFRILGESKARQAAQQILTYLFELSETENDISPDQVHLAIQEAAMEAVTESEVDAAIREASVIHTKKASIKPRGGKQTDYVAAVRRNDINFGIGPAGTGKTYLAVACAVEALMRDDVERILLVRPAVEAGEKLGFLPGDLSQKVDPYLRPLYDALYEMLGFETVGKLIERSVIEIAPLAYMRGRTLNNSFIILDESQNTTREQMKMFLTRIGFGSTAVITGDPSQIDLPRGQKSGLNHAIDVLDGVDGISFSFFTSRDVVRHAIVQRIVEAYDRADQREHAADAQKRD
- a CDS encoding alpha/beta fold hydrolase → MLIDYSVRGEGEPLVLIHGLFGTRENLGAIAKLLSEQFCVYSIDLPNHGRSGQIDDFDLHSMADGIYAWMQSIELSSAHFFGHSLGGKAAMELALNYPASVISLIVADIAPVAYEHRHEGVFSGLLSVDLNTLNSRIEADKVLAQTIPEKPVRSFLLKNLQKDELGKFQWRMNLVAIHTHYADLIKGNSEAVFNKPVLFLKAENSDYIKSDYREAIVSRFPKTELKVVSNTGHWLHAEKPELISRLVLRFLKAI
- the ybeY gene encoding rRNA maturation RNase YbeY, which gives rise to MANIDVQIACAADALPSEDQLQHWCKTALKAAGRDGALALRISDAKEIQTLNQQYRNKNNSTNVLSFPSDLPAELGLDELGDIIMCAEVIAREAVEQNKNADDHWAHMVIHGTLHLCGYDHIDDKEAEEMEALETQILATLGINNPYLA
- a CDS encoding DUF6279 family lipoprotein, whose protein sequence is MSLIKKLLLATSLSLSLTSCSVKMSYQFLDEALGWQLGRYVDLDRDQNKLAKQFIDDFHLWHRHTQLPLYADYLDQLKVGLNDQVVTAKYLHDESNVMQDLLDQSMMKLLPEITEIANSLNDKQVEEVVERLTKERKEYKEDYIDASRSELKKRRLRDMKRYFDPFFGRFTKTQKKLFDDWEAQLEPYEELMPVQQLNWQKDFLHAMTFRGQPEKLQAELKQLMLYRTDNWDSELQRRLDYNQDITFEMLAKLFNSRNEKQKARLAKKFDQYAEDLRELAKDS
- a CDS encoding HlyC/CorC family transporter, with translation MNDEAPSSQSEESESRTWLSRLFTGKGQTPRTRQELLQMIKNAAETEVLDDEALHIIEGAIDVANQQVREIMVAKAQMVCIQIDESPSEFLPKVIESGHSRFPVLGENGDDVKGILLAKDLLPLVLKGAEGFNLEKHLRTANVIPESKRLNILLKEFRENRYHMAMVIDEYGGISGLVTIEDILEEIVGEIEDETDDDNEDFIRPVAENDYILKALTPIADFNRYFKQKFDESEFDTIGGLVMQTFGHVPKRNEIAHIADFSFRVLYADDRKIHLLRVSKLNTD